The Deinococcus ruber sequence TATGAAACGGCGCGTACTGATCGGAGAGATGCGTGTAGAACAGCACCCCCGGCTCCCGCCCATATTTGGCGTTGAGGTGGCCCAGCGCTTTCCCTCGGCCGCCGGTGGGAAAGCGCTGCCCGTCTGAGCTGGAGGTGCTCCCATCGCCCCACACCGCTGCCAGCGGCTGCTTGGATTGAAAGTTCACCACCTCGGCGAGCGCCCCTGAATACGTCTCCTGGCGCAGGAACCAGTTCGAGAGGTACATCAACCGCCTCGCTGTGACGCTCTCGTCTCCGGTGGCCTCGGCCATTTTGGTCAGCCCCAGATTCAGCCCTTCCGCCAGAATCGCCGTCAGCACGTGGTCGGGCCGGTCGCTCGGTTGGCCGCTGCGGAGGTCGGTGAAGGCTGCCGTGAACGGCAGCCAGCCGTGGACTTCCAACAGCAGATCGGTGATGCGGACTCTGGGAAGACGCGTCGACAGCTGCCGGGTCAGCAGCTCTACGCCGTCTGGAACGGTGTTCTTCAGAGCACCGATCTTGAGCTTGCCGTCCTTCAGACGCACGTCGATCACGTCTCCCTTCGCCAGCAGTGTGCTCAGATGGGTCAGTTGTCCCGTCAACGACGGTTCTACCGTTTCCCAGTACGTCTGGAAGGTGTCGGGAACGCTCAGCCCCAGCGCTGCTTTTCTGGCCGCCCACACGCCCTCCGGCAGCAGATAGGCGTCGAGGTCTCGGTACTGACGGCTGCCCGCCACCCACAGATCGCCCGCCCGCAACGCCAGGCGGAGTTCGTCCATCACGCAGAATTCGTAGTACTTCCGCTGCACGTCGCCCTGTTGGATGACGAACGGGAGCCATTTCTGGCGGATGAAGCTGATCGGCACGTGGTCGGGAAGCGTGCGCTTCCCGTGCTCGTACATCGTTTTCAAATGCTTCAGTGCGTCCAGCAGCGGTTGCGCCGAGGGCGTCGCGCTGAACTCAAAAGTCTGCAGCACCCTGGGCAGATACGCTCGGAGCTTTGGAGAGCTGGACAGCAGATGGTGCAGCGGGTCGAGTTGCTGCACGTCCGCCACCTCGCCTCCATCACGCACGGTTTGAATCAATGTTTGCCACGAGACGACCGCTTCCACCGCCTGAAAGGGATCAGCCGCCTCCTCCCGGGCGCGGAGCAGCGCTTCACACACCTGCTGGTAGGTCCTCAGCCGTTCCAGCAAGGTCGGCCCGCGCTGCTGGAAGACCACCAGGCTCTCCCGCTCACTGCCCCGCAGGAACGACAGCATCAGCTTGTCGTGCATGTCCAGCACCGCATCTGTCAGCGTCTCGGAAAGATCGAGCAGCCGGGCCAGGATGGTGGCCCGGCGACGCACCGGCTCGAAATCCAGCAGGTTGTGGGCACTCAAGCGGCGACCTTCCTCCGCCAGTCGACTCAGTCGACTCTGCGGCAAGAGGGAGCGAATGTTGCTCTGCACCGGAAAGCTTCGAACCAACGCCAGCTTGTCCAGCAGCAAGGAGACGTTTCTGGGTTTGGGAGCGCCGACGTGCTGCTTGAGCCAGGCATATCGGGAGATGCTCTGGCCCTCCTGCACGGTGAGCAGTTCTTCTGCCCGTTCTCTGGCATCCGAGAGCGCGAAGTCGAGCATGACGTACGTCTGTTGATCGGCCTGTCCCTGGACAGCCGCCACCAAACGTTCCAGTACCTGGATTCTGGGCACCAGAATCTTGCGTCGCCGCAACTCATCCATCACGGCGGTCATGAGCGGAAACGCCTGCTCGGTGATGATGGCTTGCGGTAGCAGCCAACCGCGCAGGTCGAGGTTGAGCTTTCTGGACAACTCGACGTACCCGGCGTGCTGACAGAGTTCAGCGAAATGCTCGTGCCGAGTATTCTTCCGGGCGGCATACAAGACGTAACACGCCGGATCGACCTTCATCTGTTCGCTGAGGAAGGCCAACACCTCCAGCGGAGGGAATTCATCCCGTGCCAGGCGGTGACCCAGATGGTTCAGCACCGTGTGCTGAACCGCGTACCCCAGACGATTGAAGTCGCGTCGCCGCTCCAAGACGCGTGCCAGTTCGGTGTCTTTCAGCGAGTAGTACTGGGCCAGCAGGCGTTCGTCCATCGTCGGAAACCGGGTGAATTGCTGGCGCTGGGCCGGGGTCAGAAGCCCGCTCAAGGACAGGCCAGCGCGCTGACTTCGGCAGGAATATTCAAACAGCTTAACTTGATGGAATCGTCAACTATTTCAACAACTACAATAGTTGAATGACCGCCCTCGCCTCATCCACCGTGCTGGATCAGCTCAAGGCCCTGTCCCATGAAATTCGGTTCGAACTGGTACGTCACCTGGCCGGGGGCGAACACTGCGTCTGCGACCTGGAAGCACTGCTCGATCTGCCACAGTCGAAAGTCTCCTATCATCTGGGCATCCTGCGGGACGCTGGCTTGATCGTCTCCGAGCAGCGAGGCAAGAACACCTACTATGCTTTAAAACAGACCACCCTCTTCCGGATCGGTGGGGATCTTCTGAGCGAAGTATTTCGTTCCCCGGTGGCCTTGACGCATCAAGAGAAATCGATATGCTGAGGGTATGAATGTGCCTCCCCGTGTGCTGATCTTATGCACCCACAACAGTGCCCGCTCGCAGATGGCCGAAGCACTGACGCGGAATGCGGCTCAACGGCTGGCGTTTCCACTCGACGTACACTCGGCGGGGACAGAAGCGACCCGCGTCAAGGACGAGGCGAAGACCGTGATGGCCGAGCTTGGTCTGGATCTGTCCAGCCACACCAGCAAAACGCTCTTCGACGTGCCGGATCCCTGGAACTTCGACTATGTCATCACGGTCTGTGACAGTGCGGCGGAAGCCTGCCCGGTCTATCCGGGAAACACCGTGCGGCTGCACTACCCCTTCTTCGACCCGTCCGGTGGCAGCCTGGAGCGCTGGCGCGCAGTGCGCGGCCAGCTCCAGGTGCAGTTCGATGCGTTCGTCCGCAGCCTGAAGGACGGTCAGCCGGTGCCTGACACCTATGAAGACAGTCCCGCCGTCTTGGTCGGCTGAGTGAGCGTGTCCCTTCCGCGCGTGCTGCTGGCGGAGTTGCTCGGCACCTTCGCGTTGGTCTTTTTCGGCCCGGGAGCGGCAGTGGTCGATGCTCAGACCACCGCGCTGGGCCACGCAGGCGTGGCCCTGGTGTTCGGGCTGATTGTCACGGTCGTCATCGCCGCGCTCGCACCCATCAGCGGGGCGCACATCAATCCGGCAGCCACCTTCGCACTGGTGCTGGCCGGGAAGTTTCCGCTGACCCGCGCCCTTCCCTACATTCTGGCACAACTCCTCGGCGCGGCCCTGGCGGGCTTCGTGCTGCTGGCGCTCTTTGGTCTCAAAGGCCAGCTCGGCGTCACCGTCCCGGCGGGCAGTGTCGGGCAGGCGTTCGCGCTGGAGACCATCCTGACCTTCTTCCTGCTGCTGGTGGCGCTGCGGAGCGGCTTCCCCTGGGCCGTCGGCGGCACCGTGGCGCTGGAAGCCATGATGGGTGGCCCCATCACCGGCGCCAGCATGAATCCCGCCCGCAGTTTCGGCCCGGCGCTCGCCAGCGGCATCTGGACAGCCCACTGGCTGTACTGGGTCGCGCCGCTGTTGGGAGCCGGGTTGGCGGTGGCCGCCAACCACCTGCTGAGTCCGGCCCAGCCGCTCGAACTCCATCCCCAGCGTGCACAGGAATTCGCACCCCAAGGAGAAGAAGCATGACGCATCCAGACGGTTCCACCCGCCCTTCCAAGAAGCCCCGGGTGTTGTTCATCTGCACGGGGAATACCGCTCGCTCGCAACTCGCGCAGGCGCTGATGGAACGGCGTGCCGGAGAGCGGTTCGAGATCGTGTCCGCCGGTCTGGAGCCGGGCGAGGTCAATCCCCTCACCGTCCAGGTGCTGACCGAGATCGGCCTGAAGGCCGATCATCTGTATGCCAAGGGCGTCAAGCCGCTGATCGCCGAACACTTTCATTACGTCATCACGGTGTGTGACCGGGCCGAGGCGAGCTGCCCGATCTTCCCGAATGCCCGCTACCGACTGGCGTGGCCTTTTGAAGACCCTGCCGCCGCCACGGGCAGCGAGGCGGAACGCCTGGCGGTGTTCCGCCGGGTGCGGGACGAGATCGATCACAAGATTCAGGACTGGCTGGAACACTCGGCATGAAGATCGCGGTGTTCGGCGATGTGCACGGGAACCGCTTCGCGCTGGAAGCGGTGGTGGCAGACATCCGGCGAAGCTTGCCGGATGTCTGGGTGAATCTGGGCGATCAGGTCTTCGGCGGGGCAGATCCAGCGGGCGCGTGGCAGCTCCAACAGGCCCTCAAGGCGGAGCACGGCGTGCTGGAAGTGCGCGGGAATACCGATGAGCGCTTGGGTGAACCGTTGAGCGAAACGACTGCCAAGCACGAGATGCTGGCGTGGCTGCATGCGGTGCTGCCCGCAGGAACGGGCGCGGCGGTGGCTGGCCTGCCGACCAACGTGACCCTGGCGGATGGGGCCGTGCTGGCCGCACATGGCTCCCCGGACAGCGCGTGGACGTACCTGTTGCTGGAGGGCAAGAGCTGGGCCAGTGACGCGGTGGTGCTGGAGCGTCTGGGCGACGTCGGTGAAGCCCGAGTAGTGGTGGTTGGGCACTCACATCAGGAACATCTACGGCAGATCGGCTCGCTGACGGTGGTGAACGTCGGAGCGGTGAGCCGTCAGAAAGACGGCTCGCCGCTGGCCCGCTGGGTGCTCCTGGAAGGTCGGGGCGATCTCTGGAATGCAACGTTCCGACGGGTGGCGTACGACATCGAAGCGGCCGCCCAGTGGGCGGAGCGCCAGGCGTATCACGGTGCAGCGGAGGCTGAACAGCTGCGCCGTGGACGGACAGGCAAGGCGTAACACAGGTGCGGCAAGACAGCCGCTGTCTTGCTGCACTACATATTGACATCCATGAATCTATCGCGCAAAATACATTCATGGATTTCGATCTGGCAGCCGAAGTGTTCAAAGCGTTGGGCGATCCTCACCGCCTCAAGGCCCTGCATTTCCTGGCGACCGCCACACCCGACTGCTGCCAGGGGCCGGACGGCGTGTGTGCATGCGACCTGATCACCCATCTGGAACTGGCCCAACCGACCGTCAGCCATCACATGCGGGTGCTGACCCAGGCGCATCTGGTGACGGCCACGAAACGTGGCCGCTGGACGCACTACACGCTCAGCACTTCCGGTCTTCAGCACGTCCAGCAGCTCCTGGGGGCCTGGCAGACCCAGGGCACCTCCCTCCCAAGTTGTTCCACCCAGCCGCCCGCTGTTCCTCAACCTCGCTCGCCCGCTCAAGGAGCCTTGCCATGACCCAGACGGTTCAGATCCCCGGTCTCTCCGACGTCACCCAGACCCACGTGCTGATCGAGCAGCTCCGGACGCCCGCTCAGCGCCCGCTGGAATTCCATCTGAATGGCGCGCCGCTGGTGGGCCCCGGCTATCACGTGACAGAAGTCAAAGCGGTGACCATCGAAGCGATGGACTGCGGTGGGAAAGCGAATGCCTGGCGCGAAACGGTCATTCAGTTGATGGACGGTTCGGCAACCGATGCGGCGGGCGGCTTCATGAGCAACCGCAAGTTTCTGGCGATCTACGACCGCGTGATCAAGGCCATTCCCGTGCGGGACGAAGCGGAGGTGCGCTTCGAGTATGGCAATACCGACGTCCCCGCCATGCAGTACCACGTGGATCACCTGGAGGTGCAGCCGGAACGGGTGATCGTCCACCTGCGAACGCCGGAGGTGCAGTGCAAGGCCGGAGAGGCCTGTGGCCTCCCCGCGAGCGATGTCGCCCCTGCGGAGCAGGGCTGTGCGCCGGGCGGAAGCTGCTGTGGCCCAGCCTCGACTGAGCTGTTGACGCTGAGTTGATGGTGGCAGCATCTGCGGGCCAGCGTTCCGTCATTGGAGCGCTGGCCCTGCTTTCAACCGTCGGATACGGCGCGCTGTATTACGCGCAACCGCTGCTGGCCGTTGCCTTTGAGCGCACCCACGGGTGGACGCGGGTGCAGACCAGCCTGGCCTTCACGTTGGCCCTTCTGACGACGGCCTTGCTGGCCCCCATGGTGGGGCAGCGACTTGACCTCGGGAAAGGAGCGCGCTGGCTCAGCGGGGGCGCGTGGCTGGGCAGCCTGGCCTTTCTGGTGCTGGCCTACTCGACCAGCTACCTGCTGTTTGTGGTGGGATGGCTGCTCGCGGGCGTTGCGATGAGCTTGACGTTCTACGAGGCGGTGTTCACCGTCCTGGGGCAACAAGTCGCGGCGCTGCTGCGCCGACGCGCCACGCTGACGGTGACGCTGATCGCTGGCCTGGCGAGCACGATCTTTGTTCCGCTGACGACCGCGTTGTTGGCAGTGGGACTGAGAAGGACACTGATCAGTTTGTCCCTGCTGCTGTGGGTGACAGGGCTGTGGGTGTGGCGGCAGGTGCCGCTCGGGAGGCTCGCAGCGGCACCTGAGGTGCCGCTGCCGTTCACGCCGGATGTGCTGTTTGCCAGGTTGATCTGGGTGTTCACGCTGGCCCGCATCGTGACGGTCGGCGTGGGGTTGCAACTGGCCCCCCCTGCTGTTGGCAGCTGGATGGTCGCCCGCCGTCGCGGCGGGCCTGACTGGCTTGATGGGCTTGGCTGCCTTACCAGGCCGCATGATCTTCACCCCGCTGCTCCATCGGCTGGGAGCACAGACGTTGACGGTCTGGCTGCTGGGATGTCTCGGGATTGGAACACTGCTACTGCACGTCGCGGGCGTCCTTGCGCTGGCCGTGGCCGGGATTGTGCTGTTTGGAATGGCCAACGGTGCGCTGACGCTGGCCCGCTCCGAGCTGCTTGTGTTGGCCTACCGTCCCGAGGACTACGGGACGGCGAATGGACGGCTGGCACGTCCGGTCAATCTGGCTCAGGCATTGACACCCTTCGGGATGGGGCTGCTGTTCACACTCACGGGCGGGTACGGCTGGTCACTGACGGTGTTGGCGGGCCTGGCGGGCGTGTCAATTTTGAAACTGCTGCGAGGAGGGGCTGCGCTGCTGACGTACGCCTCTGAGCCGCCCCTGCCGTAAACTTGCCGCCAGCATCCTCTCAGGTGAACTTGAGAGGCGCTCGTTTCGGAGGCTCCAGCACCAGAGAACGACCCCAGAGCAGGGCAAGCACGTTTCCCTCTCCTGGCCCTCTGGCTGGTGGCCGGGATCGGGCAGAACTGGGTGAACCTGCCTGCCGAGACGCTGCTGGCCGAACGCACCAAGGAGGCAGCCCAGGGCCGGGTGTACGGTGCGCACTTCGCCTGGAGTCACCTGTGGTGGGCCTGCGCGTATCCCACCGCAGGCGTCCTCGGCTCCCGATTTCCGCAGCAGAGCTTCCTGTACGGCGGCCTGCTGGCGCTCGCGGTGCTGGCCGTCACACTGCTGACCTCGAAGCCTAGCCCATCCGCCGCATGACGCTGTCGGGCGCGTTTACAGGATTTTGATACGGCGTCCCTATACTCCGGGCATGAAGAACACGCTTCTGCTCCCTTTCACGCTGCCCCTGGCTCAGCCGTCCTGATCTCAGGCCACCAGCTTGCGGCACTCGGCGGCGCAGGTGCGGCAGGCTTTGGCGCACATCGCACATCCGGCACGCCTGCTGGTGCAGGTCACTGCCGCGCATCAGCAGGCGTGCGGTGAAGGCGTCGGCACAGTCGCGGTCGAGGCGGATGCAGCCCACCATCATCTGCACGTCGTCCTCGGCCAGACACGCCGTCGCGCAGTGTTCACAGGCCGCCAGACACGTCAGGCATTGAGACAGGCTTGCAGTTCCGGGCTGAGCTGGGTGGTCATCGTCATGGTGTCCTCCAGGTGCAGCGTAGGTTGCGAACTGTCAAAATCCCGTAAAGCCCGCTCGACGTAAAGACACCCTCCATCAGCGCTGGATTCCAGCCTGGCCAGATCGCCCACGGTATCGGGTTGCACGCTGCTCCTCTGCGCGTACGCCATGAACTGCGGCAGCAGGGTGGCCTACCTGAGAGGATCTATCGATCTGACAGGTGAGGTGCCAAGGGGCGTCGCCACGATGTTGCGCCGAACGAGGCAGTCTGACACACCGACCCGAGCAAAACAGTACCTGGACGATGAGTCCAACCGGTAGAGCTGGCTCAGGTGGTGACGCGCGTTGGATGTCTGGTCACACGACCGGGCGGCGACAGCAGGTCTCGCAGGTGCGAGCTTGGAGCTTGACTGCCGGTACGCTCACCCCACCAGATGTGACTCCTTATGGTGAATCTCCGTGTTGGCTCTGGGCAGAGCAGAATGCCCTATAACGCCCGCGGGTTGACGGCGCTGCCATGAATGGTCACGCGGTAATCGACGTGCGGCCCGGTGCTGTTCCCGGTCGAGCCGAGATGCGCGATGACCTGCCCGGCGCGCACCGTGTCACCGACGCGCACCAGATTCATCTGGTTGTGGCTGTAGCGGGCGCGCGCACCGTTGCCGTCATCGATCACGATGGTCCAACCCCACCCGGTTCGGGCGTCGAAGCGCGACTCGACCACCCGCCCGGCCTGCGACACGCGAATCGGCGTCCCGAGTGGCGCGGCGATGTCGATGCCGGCGTGCTCAGGTGTGGCGAAGTACGGCGTGGTGATCACGCCCTGTACCGGCAGCGCCAGACTCACCCGGATGCTGGCGGGACGGATGATGGCAGCCTGCAGCGGGCGGGCTGGGCGGGTGATCGTCGGCATGTGCAGTCGCTGGCCGATCCGCAGGGGAAGGGAGGGATTAAGTGCCGGGTTGGTCGCCCGGAGGGCGTCCAGGCTCAGGTGCCGCGTGCTGGCAATGCGGGACAGGGTGTCCCCAGCCTGGACGGTGTAGGTCGCTGCCGCTGCGTGGGTGGCGAGGAGACACGCGGCGGCAAGCGTCAGGAGGTGGCGCTTCACACCATCGAGTGAAGCACAGCTCAGATGAAGATTCTATAAATATGCTCATGGGAGGTGCGCCGCTAGAGGAAGCCTGCCTTTACCTCCTCTGAAGATCCCCGCTCCACACTACAGTCTGCTTCCATCACAGCCGTTCAGCGCAACACCTGCGCAGGCAGGCCAGCGCTGTTGTATCTGCCTACCTCCCAAGGAGCGTTCAAGCTCCGCTCACAGCTGCGTCTGTAGCCTCTGCCACACTTGTCGTACTGTTCTCATTCAAAGGAGTTTCGTGACCGAACCCATTCCCAACCATCCGGAACGTCGTGAGGAGAAACGCAACCTGCTCCAAGCCTTCGGCCCCGGCCTGATCACCGGCGCGAGTGACGACGATCCCAGCGGCATCGCCACCTACTCGCAGGTCGGCGCGCAATTCGGCTACGGCCTGCTGTGGTCGATGCTCTTCTCCTACCCCCTGATGGCCGCCATCCAGGAAATCAGCGCGCGCCTCGGCCGCGTGACCGGCCACGGCATCGCCGGGAACATGCGCCGGCACTATTCCCCCTTCTGGCTGTGGGCCGTCACGGTGCTGCTGGTGGTCGCCAACATCATCAACCTCGGCGCGGACATCGGGGCCATGGGCGAGGCGGTGCGGCTGCTGATCGGCGGCCCGGCGCTGCTGTACGCCGCCCTCTTCGCCGTCACCTCGGTGCTGCTGCAGATCTTCGTGCCCTACACCCAGTACTCGCGCATCCTGAAATGGCTGACGGTGTCGCTGCTGGCGTACGTGGCCACCGTTTTCGTGGTGCGCGTCCCCTGGGCCACGGCGCTCAAAAATACGGTCTTGCCGCACCTCACCTGGGGCGCGGCATCGATCCAGGCACTGGTGGCGGTGCTCGGCACCACCATCAGTCCGTACCTGTTCTTCTGGCAGGCGTCCGAGGAAGTCTCCGAGATGGACACCCACGTTTTTGAAGATCCCCTGAAGAAAGCGCCGGAGCAGGCACCGGTGCAGCTGCACCGCATCCGCACCGACACCTACATCGGCATGGCCTTCTCGAACCTCGTGGCGTTCTTCATTATCCTGACCGCCGCGGTGGTGCTGCACGCGCACGGCACCACGAACATCCAGACGGCAGCCCAGGCTGCCGAAGCGCTGCGCCCGGTGGCGGGCCGGTTCGCGTTCATCCTGTTCGCAGCGGGCATTGTCGGGACGGGCCTGCTGGCCCTGCCAGTCCTGGCGGGCTCGGCTGGCTACGCCCTCGGCGAGGCGTTGCAGTGGAATGTAGGACTGGAACGCAAATCCTACCAGGCCAGGGGGTTCTACCTGATCATCGCGGTGGCCACCCTGCTGGGGCTGGCCCTGGTGCTGCTGCATGTCGATCCGATCAAAGCGCTGTTCTATTCCGCCATCATCAACGGCGTGACCGCCGCCCCCGTGATGATCCTGATCATGCTGATGACCTCCAACCGGCGGGTCATGGGGCAGTTCACCCTGCAGGGTTGGTTGAAATGGGTCGGCTGGCTGGCCACCGGGGTCATGATCCTGGCGGCCATCGCCATGTTCGTAACCTTCGGCAAATAGCGCCCCGCCTGCCCCGGAGGTGCGCCAGCCTGCTACCATACGGTATGGGCATCTTCCGCCTGGCAGGGTTCGGATGCATTTCACTGCTCACGGCTGTCCTGGTCTCCGGGCATTCACCGCCAGACCGCCCTGGACGGCCGATGCTGGCCCGGGTGCTCACAGGTACCGTGCGTCAGGCCATTCCGACTGGAGGCCAGCTCACCCTGCAGTCGAATCCCGCTCGGCCTGAATTCAGCGACGCCCTGGTGAGCGTTCGTGTCGGCGCAGATGGACGCTTCCAGCTCCCGCTGCCGGATCGCCACCGCGTCTCGAAGTTGCTGGTGTCCTTCACCGACGCGCTGTCCCCGGACTGCCGGGTGAACCTGAACGAAAGCCGCCCACAGGCCCGCCACTTTGCGGTGGAGACGCTGCTCTTCTATCCCACCGGCTCAGCGACACCCGTGTACCTGCTCCAGAAACGCCCCGGGGCGGGGGAGCGGCTCAAGCCTGGCGACTATGCCGTGGTGTACTACTACGCCGATCTCGCCAGCAGCGCCACCGGCACGGTGACGTGCCCGGCGTACACCATGACCCTGGCAACGCACTTCGCTGCGGGCTGGAACGCAGTGGTCTACACAGTGGATGCGGTGAGTTCCACAGGCGAGGTCACGGGGTTCTCACTTCGGACGCCTCGTCAGTTGCCGCCCGCCCGCTTCTGAAGTGCCGCCAGCGTGGGACGGCGAGTCCCGGTGTCCGGCGCGTCAGTCATCATCTTCGCGTCCAACGGCGCGGTGGGTTCATCCGATGAAACTGGCCACGATGTTGATGGTCAAGGCGACCAGCACCGCGTTGTAGACGTAGGCGATCAGTGCGTGCTTGGTGAGAGTGCGCCGGATGGATTTGCGTGACAGGTTGGTGTCGGACACCTGGAAGGTCATGCCGATGGTCACCGCCAGATACCAGAAATCCAGATAGTCAGGCGACGCGTCCTTGTCCTCGCGGTCGTCATGGTCGAATTGAATGCCGCCTTCCGGGGGCGCGTAATACAGGTGGGCGTAGCGGAACGTGTAGACCGTCTGGATGGTCAGCCAGGACAGCAGCACCACACCCACCCCCAGGGCGGTCAGGACGGCGGCTTCTGCGAGGTACCCGGCTTTCTGCAGGCCCGACGCCTGCGTCATGGCGTAGACGACGCCCACGAGACTGAAGCCGCTGCCCAGCAGCACGATCAGGCCGGAGACCGCCCGGCTGTCATCCTCGCGGGTCGCCAGCTGCCGGGTGCGCGGCCCGTCCGCGCCTGCAATCACGCGCCGGGCGAGCAGCAGAAAGGCGGCGGCGGCCACGCACCAGCCGACCAGGACGTGGTATTCCCAGTGGAGATGCGCCGGGCGGGGCAGGAGGATGCTCGCCGTCAGGCCCAGGCCGGCAGCAATGCTCAGGCGAAGCGCGGCGGACAGTTCAGACAGGGGACGCTTCACCTTCAAAGCTTACGGCCCCGAAGGACGATGGCCGGACGGCTGCCGCCTTCTTGAAACTGCGCCGTGCGCCGCCTCTCTGCTTCCGCCCGTGCGTGTGTTCAGGCGGTCAGGGCTGGCGCACGGCGACGGGCACGCAGTCCCCTCACCGCACGGGGATGCGCGTCCGCACAGGGAGCGTGTGGTGCGGGGAGCCGTACGGGCGTGTGACGCGTCCCGTCCTGCCGCATGGCCATGTCCCACCAGCGGCGTCGGCATGGACAAACCCTCTCGGCTGATCCGCTTGTCCTCTCACGGCAGGCCACCTTGCACCTCATCGACATATATGCTCAGATGTTCACAGCATTCCAGTTCGGCGTCCAGCAGCCACGGGAGGGTACCCGCCATGGAGGTGGCCGTATCGCCTCCTGGCAAAGCAAGACATGCAGGAGGAAGACGTGAAGGTATGGCGGTGGTTGGCGACAGGAGGCGTCTTGTTCAGCGCAGTTCTGGCGTTCGTATGGCAAGGCCAGAACATGGCAGGCACGCCCACAGATCAGCCCAGCCCAGCGCGAAGCAGCCAGGCACCCCCGAGACCCCTCAGTCTCGGACAATTTCTCGTCGTTCCCAGGCTCCCGGCAGACCGCAGAACCTACCTTATCGCTGGCGTGACGCCCGAGTACGCTGGATATCACCAGCAGGCCCCAGAGACCTTCAACGGGCTGACCGACAGCATGGTGGTGGTTCAATTGGATCCTGCCGCTTCGGTGGTGCGCCTGTTGAGTCTCCCACGCGACACACAAGTCACGCTGTCCGGACTCGGCGTGCATAAACTGAATGCCGCTCTTCCGCTCCTGGGCCCGGACGGACTCGTGCGCACGGTGGCCAGCGTGACCGGCCTGGACATCCGCGGGTACCTGCTGATCAACCTGAATGCCGCCCGTGACCTGACGGACGCGCTCGGCGGCGTCACGCTGTTCGTCCCGAAGGACATGAACTACGAGGATCGAGCGGCAGGTCTGCAGATTCATCTGAAGCGCGGACTGCAGCGGCTGAACGGCATGCAGGCCGAGGGCTTCCTGCGGTTCCGGCACGATGCCCTGGGCGACATCGGACGCACGCAACGCCAGCAGCAGTACCTCCAGGCCATCGCCAAGGTGCTGCTTTCACCCGGCGTCCTTCCGCGGCTCCCGGCCATTTCTGACGTGCTGACCCGCGACACCCGCATGAATCTCACCCAGGTGGACATCAGCGGCGCGCTCGCCCTGATGCTGCAACGCCCCGCTCTCACCACGTCGTTGCTGCCCGGACGCTTCCTGACTCAGGACGGGGTCAGTTACTGGCAAATCAATCCGGCGAACCTGCGGGAGGTGCTTGCGAATTTCGGACGCCCGGCGGTGGGGGCAAGTGGGGTGCCAACGCCCCGCACGTCCCTGAGTATTGCCCTGTTGAAGGCGGGCGCTTCTGATGAGACCCTGGGGCAGCTCAGGCAGCGGTTGCTGCGCGTCGGGTACCGTCAGGTCACCATCAGTGCGGATCAGGTTTCACCGGTGCCGACCACGGCGGTGCTCTCGAACAGCACGCTGGGAACGGCACAGGCGGTTCTGAATGACCTGCAACTCCCGGGCCGCGCGGCTGTTTCAGGGGAGGGGGTGCTGTGGGCCAACGTCACCGTGTGGGTCGGCACCGATGCGCGGCGACGTCCCATGCAGACGTCCCCGGATGCCGGGAGGGGGATGGCACCCGTTTCGGTGCATTGAGCTGCCGCGCTGGCCTGCCTGGCGGTCAGCGCGGTCGGGGCGGCAGGACAGCGAGGATCGGTTCCGGATCGATGCGCACCTGATCCACGCCCGGCACCTGCAGGCGAATCTGACGCTCCAGCCGGCTCATCTCCGCATGCACGGCGGCCAGTGCGATGTCCGGCGGGAACAGCACGCCGACACTCACCACGGTGCCTTCCTCCGTCAGGGCCGCCTCCACCGCCGCGATACGATCGTCCGGCAGGGCTTCCCGCAGGACATCCCGCACGG is a genomic window containing:
- a CDS encoding Tn3 family transposase translates to MSGLLTPAQRQQFTRFPTMDERLLAQYYSLKDTELARVLERRRDFNRLGYAVQHTVLNHLGHRLARDEFPPLEVLAFLSEQMKVDPACYVLYAARKNTRHEHFAELCQHAGYVELSRKLNLDLRGWLLPQAIITEQAFPLMTAVMDELRRRKILVPRIQVLERLVAAVQGQADQQTYVMLDFALSDARERAEELLTVQEGQSISRYAWLKQHVGAPKPRNVSLLLDKLALVRSFPVQSNIRSLLPQSRLSRLAEEGRRLSAHNLLDFEPVRRRATILARLLDLSETLTDAVLDMHDKLMLSFLRGSERESLVVFQQRGPTLLERLRTYQQVCEALLRAREEAADPFQAVEAVVSWQTLIQTVRDGGEVADVQQLDPLHHLLSSSPKLRAYLPRVLQTFEFSATPSAQPLLDALKHLKTMYEHGKRTLPDHVPISFIRQKWLPFVIQQGDVQRKYYEFCVMDELRLALRAGDLWVAGSRQYRDLDAYLLPEGVWAARKAALGLSVPDTFQTYWETVEPSLTGQLTHLSTLLAKGDVIDVRLKDGKLKIGALKNTVPDGVELLTRQLSTRLPRVRITDLLLEVHGWLPFTAAFTDLRSGQPSDRPDHVLTAILAEGLNLGLTKMAEATGDESVTARRLMYLSNWFLRQETYSGALAEVVNFQSKQPLAAVWGDGSTSSSDGQRFPTGGRGKALGHLNAKYGREPGVLFYTHLSDQYAPFHTKVINANIRDAVNVLDGLLYHQSDLQIREHYTDTAGSQYRTP
- a CDS encoding ArsR/SmtB family transcription factor codes for the protein MTALASSTVLDQLKALSHEIRFELVRHLAGGEHCVCDLEALLDLPQSKVSYHLGILRDAGLIVSEQRGKNTYYALKQTTLFRIGGDLLSEVFRSPVALTHQEKSIC
- a CDS encoding arsenate reductase ArsC; its protein translation is MNVPPRVLILCTHNSARSQMAEALTRNAAQRLAFPLDVHSAGTEATRVKDEAKTVMAELGLDLSSHTSKTLFDVPDPWNFDYVITVCDSAAEACPVYPGNTVRLHYPFFDPSGGSLERWRAVRGQLQVQFDAFVRSLKDGQPVPDTYEDSPAVLVG
- a CDS encoding MIP/aquaporin family protein, translating into MSLPRVLLAELLGTFALVFFGPGAAVVDAQTTALGHAGVALVFGLIVTVVIAALAPISGAHINPAATFALVLAGKFPLTRALPYILAQLLGAALAGFVLLALFGLKGQLGVTVPAGSVGQAFALETILTFFLLLVALRSGFPWAVGGTVALEAMMGGPITGASMNPARSFGPALASGIWTAHWLYWVAPLLGAGLAVAANHLLSPAQPLELHPQRAQEFAPQGEEA
- a CDS encoding arsenate reductase ArsC, which translates into the protein MTHPDGSTRPSKKPRVLFICTGNTARSQLAQALMERRAGERFEIVSAGLEPGEVNPLTVQVLTEIGLKADHLYAKGVKPLIAEHFHYVITVCDRAEASCPIFPNARYRLAWPFEDPAAATGSEAERLAVFRRVRDEIDHKIQDWLEHSA
- a CDS encoding metallophosphoesterase family protein, whose translation is MKIAVFGDVHGNRFALEAVVADIRRSLPDVWVNLGDQVFGGADPAGAWQLQQALKAEHGVLEVRGNTDERLGEPLSETTAKHEMLAWLHAVLPAGTGAAVAGLPTNVTLADGAVLAAHGSPDSAWTYLLLEGKSWASDAVVLERLGDVGEARVVVVGHSHQEHLRQIGSLTVVNVGAVSRQKDGSPLARWVLLEGRGDLWNATFRRVAYDIEAAAQWAERQAYHGAAEAEQLRRGRTGKA
- a CDS encoding ArsR/SmtB family transcription factor, whose protein sequence is MDFDLAAEVFKALGDPHRLKALHFLATATPDCCQGPDGVCACDLITHLELAQPTVSHHMRVLTQAHLVTATKRGRWTHYTLSTSGLQHVQQLLGAWQTQGTSLPSCSTQPPAVPQPRSPAQGALP